A segment of the Capricornis sumatraensis isolate serow.1 chromosome 8, serow.2, whole genome shotgun sequence genome:
GCCCCATGACCAGATGATGTCACATGACCAGAAATGCTGCTGGTGATGATTCCTGATCTTTTCATTTCTAGGAAAGATTCTTAAGTACGAGACCCAATTAAGGAAAAGATCAAACACTGATTTACAGAGGCCTCTCTATAAAACACTAAGAAAGCAACTTCCTCCATGACAATTATCCAAAACTACAACAATAACATAAGTAacaaccaggaaagtcctgctTATTGGTCCCAACATTGGGGGTCCAGGATATAAAACCCAGAACAGGAGGAGCCCTCAGAATCTGAGAAACTCAGCTCTGAGCCGGAGTCCACCCTCCACCACTGACACAATGACCCACTCGTGCTGCTCCCCGCACTGTCAGCCCACCTGCTGCAGGACCACCTGCTGTGAGTCCAGCTGCTGCCAGCCCTGCTGCCCCCCCACGTGCTGTCCAACCACCTGCTGCAGGACCACCTGCTGCAGACCTACCTGTGTGACCAGCTGCTGCCAGCCCACCTGTTGCAGCAAACCCTGCTGTCAGCCCACCTGCTGTGAGTCCATCTGCTGCCAGCCCTCTTGCCCTCCAACTTGCTATCAAACTAGTGAAACCACCTGCTGTAGGACCACCTGCCACAAGCCTACTTGTGTGACCACCTGCTGTCAGCCCACCTGCTGTGGGTCCAGCAGCTGTGGACAAACCTTCAGTGGGTCCAGCTGCGGCCAGTCTTGCTGTCAGCCAGCTTTCTGTGCACCCGTGTACTGCCGCAGAATCTGCTACCACCCCACGTGCTGCTGCCTGCCTGGGTGCCAAGCCCAGGAATGTGGGTCCAGCTGCTGCCAGCCTTGCAGCCGCCCTGTCTGCTGTCAGACCACCTGCTGTCAGACCACCTGCTGCCGCCCCAGCTGTGCGTCCACCTGCTGCCCTTCCTCCTGCTGATCCTCCTGTCATAGAATCATGTGAGACACATCAGTCTTCTGACAGCTCACATATGAGTTCTCCAGTTACTGCTGCAAGCTCCACTGCCAGGCTTTATCAGCATCCA
Coding sequences within it:
- the LOC138084200 gene encoding keratin-associated protein 9-7-like isoform X4 is translated as MTHSCCSPHCQPTCCRTTCCESSCCQPCCPPTCCPTTCCRTTCCRPTCVTSCCQPTCCSTTCCQPTCCGSSSCGQTFSGSSCGQSCCQPAFCAPVYCRRICYHPTCCCLPGCQAQECGSSCCQPCSRPVCCQTTCCQTTCCRPSCASTCCPSSC
- the LOC138084200 gene encoding keratin-associated protein 9-2-like isoform X1 → MTPSCCSPPCQPTCCRTTCCESSCCQPCCPPTCCPTTCCRTTCCRPTCVTSCCQPTCCSKPCCQPTCCESICCQPSCPPTCYQTSETTCCRTTCHKPTCVTTCCQPTCSQECGSSCCQPCSRPVCCQTTCCQTTCCRPSCASTCCQPSCGKSSCCQPCCPPTCCPTTCCRTTCCRPTCVTSCCQPTCCSKPCCQPTCCESICCQPSCPPTCYQTSETTCCRTTCHKPTCVTTCCQPTCCGSSSCGQTFSGSSCGQSCCQPAFCAPVYCRRICYHPTCCCLPGCQAQECGSSCCQPCSRPVCCQTTCCQTTCCRPSCASTCCPSSC
- the LOC138084200 gene encoding keratin-associated protein 9-3-like isoform X2, which codes for MTHSCCSPHCQPTCCRTTCCEPTCVTSCCQPTCCSKPCCQPTCCESICCQPSCPPTCYQTSETTCCRTTCHKPTCVTTCCQPTCCGSSSCGQTFSGSSCGQSCCQPAFCAPVYCRRICYHPTCCCLPGCQAQECGSSCCQPCSRPVCCQTTCCQTTCCRPSCASTCCPSSC